AGCCGAACTCCATGTAGCGCTCGTCGAGCACATAGTCAGGCGTGGGGCACAGCAGGGTCACGTCCATGCCCATCTTGGTGGCGATGAGTAGAGCCGAGTTGGCGACGGCCGTGTTAAGCGGCTTGGGGTGGTACGTCCAGGTGAGCACGTACTTCTTGTTCTGCAGGTTGCCCAGGTGCTCCTTCAGCGCCAGCGCGTGCGCCAGTTCCTGGCACGGATGGGTGATGGTTTCCATGTTGATCACCGGCACCGTCGCGTACTTGGCGAACGCCTTGATCACGTTGTCCTCGCGGTCCACCGCCCAGTCCTGGAATTTCGGAAAGGCTCGCACAGCGATCAGGTCCACATAGCGCGACAGCACGCGCGCCACTTCCGCGATGTGCTCTTCGGTATCACCGTCCATCACCGTGCCGACTTCGAACTCGATCGGCCACGCGTCCTTGCCCGGTGCCAGCACGATGGCATGGCCACCGAGGTGGAAGGCGCCCAGCTCAAAGCTGGTACGCGTGCGCATGGACGGGTTGAAGAACATCAGCGCCACCGACTTGCCTGCCAGCTGCTGGCCGCGCGGCGAGCGCTTAAAAGCCGAGGCCTGCTCAAGCAGCGCATCGATCTCAGCGCGACTGTAATCCTGGGTGGTCAGAAAGTGGCGGAGCGTCATGGTGGAGGTTGCCCTTATCGAATCGTCGGAATCCAGAAACAAAAAAACCCGGCTGCTAGCCGGGTTTTGTCGTCGATGCACGTTAAACGCGTGCGACAGCCTACCCGGCCAATTGGCGGAGCAGCGGTCGGCGAGCACGCGACGTCATCCCAGCGGCCATGCGGGCGCTAGTGAGGACGGTGGCGGTATAGACGGCTGCGGACATGGAAGTTCCGGGAGGTTGAACTCGCATCATGACGGGAATTTCGCTGCCATGCAACAACAAGTGCCCACGGATAGAACATCGCCGCCCGAAGGCGGCGATGTCGGCCTGGATCTCAGTCGGCGGGAGAAACGCTCACCCGCACACGCAAGCGTTCGCCGGGGTCGTAGTTGAGGCGGGACAGGTACACCTCGCCCCGGTAACGGTATTCCACGTCATAGCCCATGATGCGGCGCTGCTCGCTCACTTCGCTGACCTGGCGGCAATGGGTTTCGGTGGTCTCATACTCACCACCGCCCGACTGAGTGGCACTGTTGCCGACGGCGCCACCCGCCACGGCGCCAACCACGGTTGCCGCCGTACGGCCACTGCCCCGGCCCACGGTACTGCCCAGCACGCCACCCACCACAGCACCCAGAATGGTGCCGGCAGCCGACCCCTGGCTGGGGGTCTGACGCACTACCTGTTGGTCATAGCATTCCTGGCGCGGCACTTCGGTACGTGCCACGCCATACACCGGATCGACGCGCAGCACATCAGCCCATCCATAGTGGGTGTTGTCGTCATTTTGTTGATTCTGGTACCGCGCATCCTGCGCAAACACGCCAGTGGTCACTAGGGACAGCACCAGCGCAGGGAACAACCACTTGGTCATTACGACCTCCGCAAGGAGCAACTCGGGGCGCATCTCTGCACCTCATAGCATCCATTCCAGCAAATTCACTCTGAATCGACGCTTAGAAGTTGTCCTAAAGTTGGACGAACGTCTGCCGTTGTTCATCCATCCGGCTCTGTTCCGGCGGGCAACCGGCAGGCCGGGGCCCTGTGGCCTGCGGAGCGCTCTACGGCTTGTTAAGATGCGCGACTGGCTTGCGCCGCCCGGCGCCGCTATCCACCGTCCGGACCACCCGACCGATGCCGATTTCGCTCCATAACAGCCTGACGCGCCGCGTAGAACCGTTCACCCCGCTCGACCCGAACCGGGTCACGATGTACCTGTGCGGGCCGACGGTCTACAACTACGTGCACATCGGCAATGCGCGCGGACCGGTGCTGTTCGATGTGCTGGCGAAGCTGCTGCGCCGCCACTACCCGAACGTGGTCTACGCCCGCAACATCACCGACGTCGACGACAAGATCAACGCAGCGGCCCAGCAGCTGGGTGTGGGCATCGAGAGCATCACCACGCGCTACGCCCAGGCCTATCGCGAGGACATGGCCAAGCTGGGCATTGCCCCGCCGGACGTGGAGCCACACGCCACGGCGCACATCC
This genomic window from Dyella terrae contains:
- a CDS encoding N-acetylornithine carbamoyltransferase translates to MTLRHFLTTQDYSRAEIDALLEQASAFKRSPRGQQLAGKSVALMFFNPSMRTRTSFELGAFHLGGHAIVLAPGKDAWPIEFEVGTVMDGDTEEHIAEVARVLSRYVDLIAVRAFPKFQDWAVDREDNVIKAFAKYATVPVINMETITHPCQELAHALALKEHLGNLQNKKYVLTWTYHPKPLNTAVANSALLIATKMGMDVTLLCPTPDYVLDERYMEFGYQNAKENGGSLKVSHDIEDAYRGADVVYAKSWGALPFFGRWEQEKPVREANKHFIVDEAKMALTNNGLFSHCLPLRRNVKATDAVMDSPACIAIDEAENRLHVQKAVMASLMGQR
- a CDS encoding glycine zipper 2TM domain-containing protein, which gives rise to MTKWLFPALVLSLVTTGVFAQDARYQNQQNDDNTHYGWADVLRVDPVYGVARTEVPRQECYDQQVVRQTPSQGSAAGTILGAVVGGVLGSTVGRGSGRTAATVVGAVAGGAVGNSATQSGGGEYETTETHCRQVSEVSEQRRIMGYDVEYRYRGEVYLSRLNYDPGERLRVRVSVSPAD